The Capsicum annuum cultivar UCD-10X-F1 chromosome 3, UCD10Xv1.1, whole genome shotgun sequence genomic sequence ACACACTTCCCTTTCTCTATATTTATATTCCCATATATGTCAGAGATGTCTCTGTCACtttctgttattattattgttattgttaattTCCCCCATCTTAGTTTATATTCAATATTCtcttattaatttttcaaattagaCTGAGCCTTTTGAGCTTCAACCCTCAAATTTCAAATGTAACTAACAGATGAATCTTGCAAcgtttctatttttttcttttcttaatttcttggATCAGTAGGGGAAGGAAACAAATTACTTCCTACTTGATAAATAGGCTTTAAAAAATATAGGAGTATTCAAAAAGGTTGATTCCTAAGTCTTTAACTATTAACCTCAAAAATAAAGCAAGCAACATATGCTAGGTACTTTTGATTGAATGATTTGTAGTATTTAATCGGTAAATATTAGTTATAAGACTTACAGATTTTTTTTCTTGCAAAAGCGAGTTTGCCAAAACAATCATGATTTGTGTTATTAGTCGTTGAAATTTCTTATGAAgcaaataaattttctttgtccACAATTTAAATATCCTCTCGTAAATTCAAAGTATTTTCTCTTTATAAACACTAGTCATCATATCATGGTGGAATAACCTATATTTCCAACGACTATACtagtgtatttatatgttatcgATAGTTTAAGGAGGACGACAAATAATTTAGCTAACAGGCTAATATCAATCATTATTCATGGACCTGAATAACAATTTTCAACAGAATTGATAATGCAGAATATAATTATACTCATCGCTCGTAAGGGTGGCTGAGATGGTGCAACAGGAAGCACCCGATAAGGAGGTCAGGAATCGATTCCTCTTGTCAACGTTTCTTCAGTCAAGTTCTTCTTATCTGAATTGCCTAGTGTGATTTATATTTTCATTGTGGTTCACTAGTTATTACACAAAAATGAATTTACCTTATTTGCATCCAAAATATGGCGACGGTCAATTTTTTTGAGtagttaagaaaaatattatactCATCATGAACCCGTAACTTAAAATCACCGGAGTATAGTTAAATATAGATTCTCTTTTGAAATGTACCCAAAAGTTTAgacttgttattttttattatttatttttaaaataagctaCTGTTTAGCTGTAGACTTTGAAAAGATTCATGTACAAGCTTCATACTCATAGATTGGATTATGATTTCACATATTTCAACAAAACAAACATCCCACATTGTTTCTACACATAAAACGTCTGATTtgaatttctaaaaatattttatttaatagtgTCTCAAAATGGAAACGTGAATGTAACGTAAAAAAGTTATCGTTTATAAAAGGAGTTGTACAACTAGCAATTTTGCAATTTGTAGCGGGAGTGCGGAACGAATggagtattattattttaatcaCAAATAGGCCTTATATTTCTTGATAAATAGCCTTTCTGGATATCATACTACACATGTCAAAAGGGGTATATATCAAACTAGGTGTTTAGACGTGAGTTGGTTGAGATTCGGGGGGGaaagaaaatcaaattttaaaaaattatttgaaagttaaatttttgtttgtaaaaattaaattttatgagtgaaaaaaaaaaaaaatcttaaaattgtaGGCCAATTTAAGCAATAAACACTTACTAGAAATAATTTTCAAATCTTATTCACAGCAGACTATTCACTCTAAACCCTTTATAAATATTGTGTATAATTTATCATTGCAGCCTCAGAAAGGTCTAACACTAAAAATACAGAAATAGGTACTTAACAATAAAATTCATTGCTAATTCTATTTAAGTGATATATTATCAAAAGATTTTATTTCGCTACGATCTATTTCGTGACGGATTAGCTATATATGAAGTTTGTCGTTGattctgtttttattttttaaattttgttgtgATTGAAATTGACAAAGAAGACGGTCAGTATATAAGCAGACAAGAGGATCAAATGGTAAAGACGTCCAATCTCATCCTCGTAAGTCGTAGGGTGGTAATTGGAATCATAAGCCTAAGAATGTTATGTCAAATCTAAGATTAATAGCATTAATGAACAAAAAAGAATTCTAAGGTGCGAAATTAATTATATTAGTGTTTTTAAGTCAAATTTCAAAGCTTTTCCAGATTCAACGGATCATATTATGAAATTTTGGAGCTTTGTGTCTGTTTCTATTTGAATTGGGTGCTTATATCCTAGGATTTTATTTGTAGCTTGTTCCAACCTAGATTAGCCTTCTATTAAAAAGTTTCTGTACGAAGAACAAAAAGAAGCACTAATTATCAAATTATTCGTTTGACACTTTcttctaaaatatgattattcAAGGTAAAAGTTTGTTTCCCCTTTCGCTTTATCGTAAtcataaataattaagaaaagaatCATAGTCGTGTCTTTTCTTCTTGAGGTATATTTGATCAAGTCTGGTTAATTTTCTTTTAGCCAAAGTTGAGAGAAAAAAACTACTTTTATAAttagaatttttctttcaaaCACAATTTATCAATAAATTGTAGCTCGGTGTACAAAATTCCACATTCATGAAAGATCTAAGGAAGGGTCATCTCAAAGAGGGTAAGCATCCCGTGTTCACGTAGGATTTGTAGAAGAATAGCAGCCAAGGAGTGTGATGTAAACAAATCTAATGTCCGTTATGAGTGACTACTTTCATGATTTCAACATGTGACCTAAAAGTTACAGGAAAACAACTTTATGATTAATCTAATAGACTCCCTTTTGAGTATGGATACCCCATACCTTATATCCAATAATGTAAGTAGTTGGTATGACACCCATTGAAGTTGCGGAGCTAATTATTCCTCAAAGGATAAATTTGTACCTGCAAAATTTTATACCAAAAACTATTTATTCTATATttgtcatgaaaaaaataaaataaaagcattTCAAATCAATGTTCTTCTGCGATGAAATTGGTACACATGGTTGAGTCGCTGTTCAAAGAAGGATCCATGGAGGGTGGGCTAGTATTTGTACTAGCCACCAGTGGCGGATCTACTTTGTAATCAGATTCGAACTCCCTTcaacggaaaattatactatttttacatggttaaaaatatttttatgtatatatagtagatgttgaacccccttcgactagtccatATGTTTACTTTTGAACCCTCTCAGtaaaaatcctggctccgccactgctagCCAGTAGTTGCGTAAATCATCACAAAAGGTGGGATATAGTTTGTCATAAAAATATGAGTATAATTCATCTAATTTCTATGAATTTCGAAATTAAttttatagatataaaataaaaaatggtgttTTAAAATCATCTAGTAAGTATAGAAAATTTCAACTACCATATCTTAGATCTTTTGGCAAATACTTTAGGAGTAAATAATGCTTATAGTTTTCTGTTTCACTCTACTGACACATACACTTGTAATTAAAAGTTATAACATATGTTAGTGACTGATCCGACTTAGGTTCTTAATCCTCTGttaatatgatttaaaatatgtGTATGCTACCTAAGAccataaatcataaaattttgatacccatatccttaattaaaaacaaattttgataccatatccttaatcaaaaatgaatttaaaattttaagtctATAAATTTTGAATCACTATTTACACtatcttattcaattttattttacatatattaAGTGAATTTcttaacataaatataaaatttagattAAAATAACTCTAAGTCTATAAATTTTGAATCACTATTTACAGtgtcttatttaattttattttgcatatattaagtgatttttttaacattaatataaaatttagatTAAAATAACTCTAAGTCTATAAATTTTGAATCACTATTTACACtatcttattcaattttattttacatatattgaggaatttctaacataaatataaaatttagattAAAATAACTCTATCTGACGAACCGCGTAACTTCTACTGTGGCTCCGCAACACTCCTCCATTCCCGTTCCAAGCGGACGGAGGAGCGCATTTATCTAAGAAGTCTTCTAACACGTGGCAGTGGGCCCTACCCTAAATAGAAGTGGGCCTTATGGAAGGTTTATAGGGCAGAAGCCCAAAGAGGCCCGGGAGATCAGTAGTCGTCGCGGCGTTAATATGCACAGTGGGCCgcggcccattaaggtggcagcgagGACACTTCTGTCATTATATAAGTTGTTGCTTGTCGGGAATCTCCCATGCAAACATGCCAGTTGATATAAAttcatttattcattatatacgttttgtggggattttttttttttttttttaaaaggactATACATTTGTAGGAGTAGCGTGGGCAAATATGCTTCCTACGTTATATTTAAacttatgtatatttttattttttattctcaatattaaataatgatatattttacCTTTCTAATCTCAatagtaaataattatataaagcaGAGTAGTAAAAACTTAgagttttgaaatattatttgtaaTATTAGTTTAGTGATATATACTCCTAATATCAGTTTCTTAAGAGGCGTGTTGGATTAATATGgatcaaataaattgaaacacaaaaagtATTATCTTCCTCTTACTTAGATTAAATCAAATAATTTAGCATtcatgataataaaataaaaatgttaaatacTTAGGTTtgttaattaaattattattaaatcttgCAGGTTAATATAAGTTTTTCTATTAATCTCTTGATCATAACTACAAACAAATTATGCACGCCGATAATTATGTTTCTCTTCATTCCTTGACACAATTATTATGAATAACATGTATTTGCTTAGCAGAGTATTCATTGCAAGTTCCACAAGTTGGAGTAAATTTTATGTGATTGATAATTATATGACAGGTGAAGGGTTAAAAATGAATAGAAAGATGACATACTTTAATCACTAGTCTCTTcgttaaaaatattatttcctaTAGTAAATGACTTTAGATCTCCTTTTAGCAAGATAATTTTAAgaaattacatttttatttatgaatagcATTTTGATTTGCGTATATTCCCTTTTGTTGAATATCTTATTCAATTGGCGAATTTGAGTTTCTTTGCCCATTGCTTTAGGATTCgatctttaatttttatctttaaatgGTTGTTTGAtcatataatttgaaaatttaatctttaaatatttttcaagttcACAAAAACTAGCTCAATCAAGTTTTTTGGAAGAAATTTCACTTTCATTTACATATTACTTCAAgttctttttaaataaaatacatgTCCAAAGTCAAACAcaatttcaagtttcaaaaatcacaatttcaaaaatttaaaattttaagttttaattttacaATTAATGACCAAACGATAGAAAACAAGTATTCCGAATATACTGATCAATCGATCATATTTATCTCATGCTCAAAACTTTTGGTCCCATTTCATGAAATTGACTTTTAGAATATAGTAGAATATAGCAAAATTAAATACCAAGCCAAGTGTAGATAAGATAAGTAGGCCATTCTCTTTTTCCAATTTATGCAACTTTTTGGAACATATATTGGTAAAACatttttttttggtcatattGGTAAACTTTTTTCAGGAAGTGTATATTATTATTTGAGATAAGTGTAGgcattcaattttaaatttaagagaTACACACCAGAATTTCTTACTAGTATTTATTTTGTTGGATATCCTGAAAAGAACAGTGTATACTTTTGTTATACTGGCAACTTTATACTACGTCACTATTTGGCAGAGTATACTCGAAAACTACACCAGGTAGAGGAGCATCATCCTTTGTCTGTTTAAGATTTGGATTattacgaaaaaagaaaaaagaaaaaagaaaaaagaaaaaggaaaaatcagAATAGAACAATATATAATGATCAATATAGTTTAAATTTTGACAATGATGGTGTAGATCTTTACCTCACTAGATAAAAATGACAACCTACATTATAATATGTGACTTTTTATAGTATGTGTCACATAGTTGCCtcaaaaataaaattccaaaccaCGCTAGTGCCCATTAGGCCTTACTGTAGAGACAAAATTCTCCTTCTAACCCATAAAAGATTAAGCATGTAGTAGGATGAATAAGGTTGATGTActcttaattaaataatttataccaaaaaaaattattaaaaacaaGCTTTTCCACTTATAGAAGACCTTATACGGTGCAAATTTGAACAAATAAAACTTTTGATATGAATATTTAACATCGATAGAAAGCCAAAAACAATGGTCTACTCTGGGTTGAAAGTTAGCTCAGCTACCGTGATGAACTTCATATCTTTCAAATTGAGATTGAGTCAAGGACGAATCTACTAGCTTTTATTCAAATAGTGTATCATATTAATATGTTCATTAAATTTGTACATATAGGGACTGTTTggtcatgatatttttttttcacttttttttttttgaaaaaattcactTTATGCTAAATACAACTCCAAATTGATGTTTCGtcttgaaaaattctaaatataacttgaagttgtatttgaaaaattgaaaaacaaaaaagagttattttcattttatcttttttctctcacaaatattttaaaaaaactccAAATATAATTCATAGACAAATACTATTCCCACTTGAAATCGTCCTTCTAAATTCCAGAAAACGAACATCCCTTTTCTATTTTCTCCTCTCGGCCCCTTCCTAGATGTAATAGAAGATTTTTAAAAAAGCCCGTGTACAATATCCAATTAGCTACATTGGAagtgtaaatttttaaatattaccaTTGACATCAtacaaatttttttgaaaaatgttagtaaattactctctccatttcaaaataattaaattattgggATATAATACATTCcttaaaagaaattttttaaaatataaattataggttactttccacaattatttttttaattggtcttaaattattctcttaaaaaatataaaataatcaagaacCCCATTAaatgaaaggataaaataagacgAAATTTTCAACATATCTCTTGAAGAAcgaacaatttatttattttggacattaaaaaatagttcaataattcatttattttgaaatgaaggaAGTACATCTTAAATCCTGTGATAAACTGAGAAACAGGAGGTCACCTAGAGGTGAGTGGGTAGAACCGAGCCATGTTGCTTGGACTTtttaaaaaatgtcatcacatgtCTTTAAATATAGTACATTTTTGAAGGATTCAACACGAATGCaacaatatttttgaagagtttgaGTAACTTAGGAGGTAAGAGCTCAGTTCGTTGGGAAATAAGTTATTTGGAAATTGTTATTTCATCCTTAATGTGGgttaaaaaataaatctataattCAGGGATAATTAATCTTGAGATAAATTATTCTACAATTTTATTCCAACTAAACATAAAAAAaccttaaaattaattataaaattacttATTCTTTATTCCTTGTATCAAACGAGCCCTAATTGTTTAACCATGGTTAGAGACCGAAGAGAATTAAAAAGAGGAGGGAATAAAGAAACTACGTCATGATTCAAAAAAACAGGGAAGGTGGAGGGACTTATAGATAATTGCAGATCCCCAATAAACCACATAACATCCTCGGGTATTTAAACCCCTCAAAGGAAAGGTAAGAATAGTGGCCATTGCCTCGTTATaccaaacccccccccccctaccCCCATCCCCCACCTTCACTCTTCTCAAATAGTAAGTAGTACTCTTTAACGCTCTAATTaaaacacacacatacatattGTCATCTCTTCAAATTTGTATTCCCAAGAATAGAATAGTTAGTGGACACTATAGTTTAGATAGAGTACGTTAGTTTTGTGGTCTTTGTTCTGGTATTTCTTTGCTTGGAAGTGAGTGACTCCTGTAAAAATCACGAAGAGAAGGACAGGACAGGACAGAGGACAAGAGAAGAAACAGATAAAAAGGAAGCAAATATTTGCTTCAACGAAATCAAAAGGTATACTCATATCATCCCCTTTCATGGATCCGCATTTTGCGCCTCCCACTATACTCCTTTATCTCTTCAATAATTAGTAACACTACTAGTAATACTCTTCTGTACGTCACTATTtcattataatctattttgaaaattttgcttTTTTCTGTTGCTTGTGCATTTAGCTTTTTGGAGAGGAGAAAAAATTAAGTCACAAATGGGCAGAGAGTGGTTGTACTGGGGCAGTGGCAGTGGTACTAGTAATAATAGATCCAGCcagaaaggaagaagaagaagaaaaggagaagCAGTTGTCATGAATAATATTAGTAATGAAGAAGCTCCACCTCCTCCTGGTGGCTGCATGTGTTTCCAAATCTTTGACTTACCCCATTTTCAGTTGGCTACTACTTTGAagcctcatcatcatcatcatccttctttccttcaacaacaccaacaaccgGCTTTCCTTAAAGGTAAACTCTGAACAAAATCATCACcagtgaatatatatatgtgtatactaTAGTTTTCTGCTATAAGGTGATTCACTATATGTGACCACTGAATTAATCACACCAACCTTAtgcctttttttcaagttttttggttatgtggtatttttgactaattttagcttattgataAATGCAGGACTTGAAGCACCAAGAAATAGCTTGGAATTAGATGAACCTGTTGCAGAACGGAAATCTGTGTCAAGTTCGTTGTCGTCATCATCAACCATGAAAGTAGACGAACAAAATTTGAATATCCCGGTCAGTCAAATTGTAACCGTTACCTTCATTATCTTGTtacaaatattataataatataataaccaTTTCATTTCCCAATATTTTAGAGAGAGAAGATACTCTtttagtaactttttttttttttgtttttttagtgtATGTTCTTTGAAagttgaatatttatttaaataaaaaatttaatttgtgtTGATATATTTCAGGTGGGCATTCAAATCAGAACAAGATCACCGCGAGTGTCAACATCAGGTTCAAGAACAAGGACAGATCATGATATATCATCAGAATGTAGCAGCAACTCACCAGCGGGGACCAAGACCCCAACTCTAGTAGCTAGACTCATGGGTCTCGATCTCCTTCCTGAAAATAACTCTCCTCGGATTTCAACTTCTACTTCCACTTGcaataatcataataatcatcatcatccacCACCACCAAAGTCACACTACTCCAAAAATCAGATAATGAGCCACCACCACCAGTACTCAAACAGAAGGCGATTCAGCAGCTTTGAAACCAGTGATAGTACTAATTACATCACTGCAGGTACTCTGTCACTCCCAGACACACCAAGAATATCTTTAGCCAGGAGGTCAGACGTGGATCATCATCATCACAGGTTATCCCTTCAAATCAATAAAGAGAACATGGTTGACGTATTCGAATTTTCGGATTCTTCTAGTACTGGTGGCAGCAGGAGAAAGACGAGCAGTTGGAAGAGGAGGAGTTTTCATCAAGACGAAAATGAAAACCAAACGAGAAGTCCGGGGTACTATGCTAGGCAGATTGTGAAGCAAGTGAAAGAAAGTGTAAGCAGGAAAGTTGGCCATGACATTACTAATGCTAGTACTACTACTAGTAGTATTAGAAGAAAAGATGACTTATTAGCTGCTAAATATGATCAAGTTGTCTTGCTCAAACCAAACAAACCATCAAAATCACATGGTGATGATTTTAGCCCAAACAAGCAAATAACTCCTTGTTCACCTAGGTTTAGATTCTTGGAGCCCAAGAGTAGTGCTAGTATTACTAAACATCAAACTTCCTACTCACCAAGATTTTCACCATTATCTCCGTTGGCAGAGGTTACAACATTACCATCTAAAATAGTCACAAAGCCTAAGCATCAAAGTTTACTGGAAGAGCGATTAGTTCAACATAAGACTATTCAAAAGAGAAAAGGTGAGAAATTTGTTCCTAAGAAGTCACTACAAGCATGTGATGCCATTCGGAGCAAGAAAGAAGAGCCGTATGTTCGTGCAGCAGCAGCAACAAACAAAGCAAATTTTGCAGAGAAGAAGTGCAAGCTGAAAACTCCATTATCAAATCAACTTGTTAACTCAAGTGTTCCAACCATTTTGCCATTAAGGAAAGACCGTTCTCCGCCACCCACCAAGTTACTCATTAGACAGGTACTAATATCAAATATTCTGTGTTCCACTTGCACTATTACAATTGCaatattcacaaaaaaaaaaaaaaaaaaaagggaaaaaaaaaatcagtgagcaatttttttttttttttttctaaaaaattaaaagtttgaaCTATTAACCACTGTTACTTATAATAAACCGAGGAGTTCAAATGTTGAACATAAGGAGGCAAGATAGTCTTCTATTCTTATTATTTTCCTTGCTTAATCGTTATGTTCTTTTTTAATATAGAGAAATATCtaaatatgtgaaaaattatttcagaaaGTGTTGAAGTAATTTGACCACAATAAGCTCCCATTTGGTTATAGAgaagttgaaattgaaaattCACAAGATTTTTGAAACTTTGAATTTGTGCTAATTAGACAcacatttttactttgaaaataacTGAACTTCTGTGAGTGAAAAAAATTTCTTTCGGATGGTCTGTATcagtttttgaaatttgaaaaatttatgaATGATGGATTTGCTAACTCTGATCCAAATGGTAAAACGCTAGTTTATTCCTTTGGTTGgtcctaattttttattttcaaacttaattaATTGGACATATTTTGCATTTTTAAAGTTAATAGTATTATTGTATTTGTTGAATTTCAAAGATGAGTAAATTTGGTCATGACATTATATGTTTGTTTGTGCAACAGCCACAGGAATCAGATACTTATCCATCGAAAAGGAGCAGCACAACACAGTTATCTAGTACTTCGAGCCGGTCGTACATCTACAAACTCCCTACCCTCCAAGAAATCAACCGCAACACATGTAAAGACGGTGCTAgtgttactactactactaccatAATAAGTGATAAAATTAGACTCAATTTTCATCATCAGCAGTACATTCAGAGAATACTAAAACGTACTGGtctagacaaaggtactcaattGTCCTTAGCCAACTGGTACTCCCTTTCTCACCCACTTGACCCCTCCATTTTTCACTACTTGGAACTTTTTCCCACCCCAAACTCCACTTTAACCCTCAGGTGTAATAGAAAGCTGATTTTCCAACTTGTTGATGAACTCCTCGTTGACATCTTGATGAAACAATGTAGTAGTAACTTGAAGCAACGTTGTCAATTAATGCATGGGGCTGAGGAATTGATTGACACATTGTGCACAAGAATACGGAGTTTTCCTTCGGCTAATTGTCAAGTTCTTGAAGACATTGATGCATTGATTGACAAGGATATGCCCACATTATCAAGTGCTACATTTTTTGAAGATGAAGTGGAAAGCATAGTTTGTGAGATTGAACGTGACATTATGGAGGAATTGGTGCATGATACTGTGTGATgatggaaaaataagaaaaagagaacAGGGTCTGACGGGTGTCACATGGGTGATTCACGTGACGAGATGCCATTCGTTTTAGGGTCATGGGGACCAATATTATTAACTTTTCTTAAAGTTGGACTCATTGTACTTGGAAAGGGCAAAGTGAAGTGGGGTTAATTAATTAGAGGGGTAGTGAAATGGTGAGATACGTATAGTAGGATATGTTGCTTTTTGTACTGTAATTATTACCATGACATCTCATTAAACAATTCATATTAAGTTGCTTTATTTTAATCCTGTTTGGGGTTAGTTACATCACATGTTATCATAACCGTTAAATCCAAAACATTTTGATACATCTTGAGTCATTTTCTTGTTCATGTCGATGCAGATGATTAAAGTCTTAAACACCTCAAGTAGAAGCGGTAAATCGagaatttgaatatataaattttaaatctaGTATAACAATAGTAATTAAGTTCTTAATTGAATTACTGTATTTAGTGAATATTTTTACATGAATGCAGGATTGAATTAAAACTAATAATTCTGTCGAACTCGATCCGCATGACGTCTAGTCCAAATCCTTTAATTGTTCACAAAACAATTTAGACatataaaaaaaagtttaaattcaaaatgcatcaacTGTCATGTTGTTCAAATTCCAATGAGTTGCAGCAAATCTTATCAGTGGCACATTTGTTATTCCTTTTGGATCATTCggccaaaaaacaaaaaaagatctTTCAAATTTAACTTCTTTTGTTCTTTGTTGTGGgttaaaagaaataacttttgaGGTAAGTAGATCATAATCAGCATTCAGCAGTAAAAGTGTAAAACTTCCACACAAATTAAAcacaaagaacaaaaaagaataaagacGAAGTTCATGTTGCTTTCAAGTGAAAAATATCGGACCATTTGTGAATTATGTTGATAGTTATAGTAGTAGTTAAGAAAgattaaaactataaaatgggTAGGTAAGAGAAGTGGTGAATTCAGAATTTTTCATAAGtagatttaaaaaataagaatattttgAACTTGAAAcgtcaaataaattttgaaccCTCAATGCTACATAATCAACCTAATTTTGTGTTTATGGAATTCACCATCTATATCAATACATAAGAAAGTATAAATACCttatatacaatataatttttgTATCAAAGAAATTCAAATTAACAACCTTAAGACCCTAGATCCACCCATGGCTAAGAGTTGCATGGTGGGATATTTGTAGTACAATAGAGAATTGAATGGATGGTTttcaagacaaaaataacaagacAAGGaataaaaggttatgtcattaCTTTTAGTAAAGCCACACACTTTTGCACCAAAAAGAGGtatcaaatcataaatcattaCGATATGATTCCTAAGCCTTTTTATGAAAAGATGAGCTTAAAGTTTGTCATAATAACACAACAATTAGTAGTACCAATTAAGCTATACTAGGTCGAgttcattatatatttatacaaaacCGTATTAAGATACcgctaatttttatttttatttttttaaaaaaagaacatAGTACGATAGTACAAGAAAACAAAAGCACCATTCCAAAAATTAAAGAGCACCTCCATTTACCTGAAGTAATTAATTTGTATCTTGTGCATCATCAGATATATACTGCAATTTACACGAATTCAATTTTAACTTTTCTATCCACTTACAATTACAAAACTAAATGGCAATATTGGAGTAATTGCTACAATTGATAATATGTGACTTAAAAATCAGGGGTTTAAGTTGTGA encodes the following:
- the LOC107863359 gene encoding uncharacterized protein LOC107863359, which translates into the protein MGREWLYWGSGSGTSNNRSSQKGRRRRKGEAVVMNNISNEEAPPPPGGCMCFQIFDLPHFQLATTLKPHHHHHPSFLQQHQQPAFLKGLEAPRNSLELDEPVAERKSVSSSLSSSSTMKVDEQNLNIPVGIQIRTRSPRVSTSGSRTRTDHDISSECSSNSPAGTKTPTLVARLMGLDLLPENNSPRISTSTSTCNNHNNHHHPPPPKSHYSKNQIMSHHHQYSNRRRFSSFETSDSTNYITAGTLSLPDTPRISLARRSDVDHHHHRLSLQINKENMVDVFEFSDSSSTGGSRRKTSSWKRRSFHQDENENQTRSPGYYARQIVKQVKESVSRKVGHDITNASTTTSSIRRKDDLLAAKYDQVVLLKPNKPSKSHGDDFSPNKQITPCSPRFRFLEPKSSASITKHQTSYSPRFSPLSPLAEVTTLPSKIVTKPKHQSLLEERLVQHKTIQKRKGEKFVPKKSLQACDAIRSKKEEPYVRAAAATNKANFAEKKCKLKTPLSNQLVNSSVPTILPLRKDRSPPPTKLLIRQPQESDTYPSKRSSTTQLSSTSSRSYIYKLPTLQEINRNTCKDGASVTTTTTIISDKIRLNFHHQQYIQRILKRTGLDKGTQLSLANWYSLSHPLDPSIFHYLELFPTPNSTLTLRCNRKLIFQLVDELLVDILMKQCSSNLKQRCQLMHGAEELIDTLCTRIRSFPSANCQVLEDIDALIDKDMPTLSSATFFEDEVESIVCEIERDIMEELVHDTV